From Achromobacter spanius, a single genomic window includes:
- a CDS encoding Rne/Rng family ribonuclease has translation MKRMLFNATHQEELRVAIVDGQKLIDLDIETAGREQRKGNIYKGVITRIEPGLEACFVNYGEDRHGFLPFKEVARSFFKEGVDVRTARIQDALREGQELIVQVEKEERGNKGAALTTFISLAGRYLVLMPNNPRGGGVSRRVEGEDRQELRDTMEQLDLPQGMSIIARTAGIGRNVEELQWDLSYLLQLWTAIDGAARDNSAPILIYLESSLVIRAIRDYFSPEIGEILIDTDEIADQATAFMSVVMPDNVQRVKRYRDDIPLFSRFQIEHQIETAYSRTVQLPSGGAIVIDHTEALVSVDVNSARSTRGADIEETALRTNSEAADEVARQLRLRDLGGLIVIDFIDMEDSKNQRAVEQRLRDALHFDRARVQMGKISRFGLMELSRQRLRPALNEGSHITCPRCNGTGVIRDAESSALHVLRLLQEEAMKENTAAVHAQVPVDVATYLLNEKRADITKMEARLKVNLMLIPNKHLETPHHHIERLRHDDPRLEELKTSFELVEAPATDAPWQPRENEIKSRPEALVKGITPSQPAPVSTPAAPAAAPAAPAAGAGLGGLFKRLVGWLTGGSEPAKPAPAAAEETAKRAGSSRGKGRSGHDGQERRGERHGSDRNRNRRGEGRGEGAEASEGGRHHVRGNRRSDAERGDRNNRGEGRGERDTPAATQAALASARPEQSPELNGEDTGAGRNRRRGRGRNRREEGQFDAPMSEQESMVAALAQTVATALPDAKSDAKPAAEAQDDADADEQSADTFAGAEGAEGAADPERKRRRRRSRRGRRSQDEAGLAGSDEQQEDGAEDAGEQQAEGVDAQAAAPVQPAAEQAAPAPVQQVQAPAQPVQTAAQPEQAPAEPVQAPKAEPVQAAAAPAAEPSVKPAVEPAVEPVSQPAAEPVQPVQTAPQATPPVTVQPASEASVPAAPVQAPVEAPAAEPVVQTPAVAPAAPAPAPVAPVSTQQPIVVPAVAPAAKAQALHDVVNAAGLKWVETDPERHAQTQQRIASSFAPVRLGRERKPVTPVSNEPLVQVETRH, from the coding sequence ATGAAGCGCATGCTGTTCAATGCGACGCATCAGGAAGAATTACGCGTCGCTATCGTCGATGGGCAAAAACTCATCGACCTTGACATCGAGACTGCCGGCCGCGAACAGCGCAAAGGCAATATCTACAAAGGTGTCATCACCCGGATCGAACCCGGCCTCGAAGCTTGCTTCGTCAACTACGGCGAAGACCGCCACGGCTTTCTGCCCTTCAAGGAAGTTGCGCGCAGCTTCTTCAAGGAAGGCGTCGACGTCCGCACCGCCCGTATCCAGGACGCCCTGCGCGAAGGCCAGGAACTGATCGTCCAGGTCGAAAAAGAAGAACGCGGCAACAAGGGCGCAGCCCTGACCACGTTCATCTCGCTGGCCGGCCGCTACCTGGTCCTGATGCCCAACAACCCCCGCGGCGGTGGTGTTTCGCGCCGCGTCGAGGGCGAGGACCGCCAGGAACTGCGCGACACGATGGAACAGCTCGACCTGCCGCAGGGCATGAGCATCATCGCCCGCACCGCAGGCATCGGCCGCAACGTCGAAGAACTGCAATGGGACCTGTCCTATCTGCTGCAGCTCTGGACCGCCATCGACGGCGCCGCGCGCGACAACTCCGCGCCCATCCTGATCTATCTCGAATCCAGCCTGGTCATCCGCGCGATCCGCGATTACTTCTCGCCCGAAATCGGCGAGATCCTGATCGACACCGACGAGATCGCCGACCAGGCCACCGCCTTCATGAGCGTGGTGATGCCGGACAACGTCCAGCGCGTCAAACGCTACCGTGACGACATCCCCCTCTTCTCGCGCTTCCAGATCGAACACCAGATCGAGACGGCCTACTCGCGCACGGTGCAACTGCCCTCGGGCGGCGCCATCGTGATCGACCACACCGAAGCGCTGGTTTCCGTGGACGTGAACTCGGCCCGCTCGACCCGCGGCGCCGACATCGAGGAAACCGCGCTGCGCACCAACTCGGAAGCGGCCGACGAAGTGGCCCGCCAGTTGCGCCTGCGCGATCTGGGTGGCCTGATCGTCATCGACTTCATCGACATGGAAGACAGCAAGAACCAGCGCGCCGTCGAACAGCGCCTGCGTGATGCGCTCCATTTCGACCGCGCCCGCGTCCAGATGGGCAAGATCTCGCGCTTCGGCCTGATGGAACTGTCGCGCCAGCGCCTGCGTCCGGCCCTGAACGAAGGCTCGCACATCACCTGCCCGCGCTGCAACGGCACCGGCGTCATCCGTGATGCCGAGTCCAGCGCCCTGCACGTCCTGCGTCTGCTGCAGGAAGAAGCCATGAAGGAAAACACCGCGGCGGTCCATGCCCAGGTGCCCGTCGACGTGGCCACTTACCTGTTGAACGAAAAGCGCGCCGACATCACCAAGATGGAAGCCCGCCTGAAGGTCAACCTGATGCTGATCCCCAACAAGCATCTGGAAACGCCGCATCATCACATCGAGCGTCTGCGCCACGACGATCCGCGCCTGGAAGAGCTGAAGACCAGTTTCGAACTGGTGGAAGCGCCGGCCACGGACGCGCCCTGGCAGCCGCGCGAAAACGAAATCAAGTCGCGTCCGGAAGCCCTGGTCAAGGGCATCACGCCGTCGCAGCCCGCCCCCGTCTCCACGCCCGCAGCGCCGGCCGCCGCACCCGCCGCGCCCGCGGCAGGCGCCGGTCTGGGCGGCCTGTTCAAGCGTCTGGTCGGCTGGCTGACCGGTGGCTCCGAACCCGCCAAGCCCGCCCCCGCCGCCGCCGAAGAAACCGCCAAGCGCGCGGGCTCGTCGCGTGGCAAGGGCCGCAGCGGCCATGACGGTCAGGAACGCCGCGGCGAACGCCACGGTTCCGACCGCAACCGCAACCGCCGCGGTGAAGGCCGTGGCGAAGGCGCCGAGGCCTCCGAAGGCGGCCGTCATCACGTGCGCGGCAACCGCCGCTCGGATGCCGAGCGCGGCGATCGCAACAACCGTGGCGAAGGCCGCGGCGAACGCGACACGCCGGCCGCCACCCAGGCAGCCCTGGCGTCCGCCCGTCCTGAACAGTCGCCCGAGCTCAACGGTGAAGACACGGGCGCCGGCCGCAATCGCCGCCGTGGCCGTGGCCGCAACCGCCGCGAGGAAGGTCAATTCGACGCGCCGATGAGCGAACAGGAAAGCATGGTCGCCGCCCTGGCTCAGACGGTCGCCACCGCGCTGCCTGACGCCAAGTCGGATGCCAAGCCCGCCGCCGAAGCCCAGGACGACGCTGACGCTGACGAACAGTCTGCCGACACGTTCGCCGGTGCTGAAGGCGCCGAAGGCGCCGCGGATCCCGAGCGCAAGCGCCGCCGCCGCCGCAGCCGCCGTGGCCGCCGCAGCCAGGACGAAGCCGGGTTGGCCGGCAGCGACGAGCAGCAGGAAGACGGCGCTGAAGACGCTGGCGAACAGCAGGCCGAAGGCGTTGACGCCCAAGCCGCTGCGCCCGTCCAACCGGCCGCCGAGCAAGCCGCTCCCGCCCCCGTGCAGCAGGTTCAAGCGCCGGCCCAGCCCGTGCAGACCGCCGCCCAGCCCGAGCAAGCCCCGGCCGAACCGGTTCAAGCCCCCAAGGCTGAGCCCGTCCAGGCCGCCGCCGCGCCGGCAGCTGAGCCCTCGGTTAAGCCCGCCGTCGAGCCCGCTGTTGAGCCGGTGAGCCAACCCGCCGCCGAGCCCGTCCAACCGGTGCAGACTGCGCCGCAAGCGACCCCGCCCGTCACCGTGCAACCTGCCAGCGAGGCTTCGGTCCCCGCCGCGCCGGTGCAGGCGCCGGTGGAAGCGCCCGCCGCTGAACCCGTGGTTCAGACGCCGGCAGTTGCGCCCGCTGCTCCGGCCCCCGCGCCGGTTGCGCCGGTCAGCACGCAACAGCCCATCGTGGTGCCTGCCGTTGCCCCCGCTGCCAAGGCGCAAGCCCTGCACGACGTGGTCAACGCCGCTGGCCTGAAGTGGGTGGAAACCGACCCGGAACGCCACGCGCAAACGCAGCAGCGCATTGCCTCCTCGTTCGCGCCGGTCCGTCTGGGCCGCGAACGCAAGCCGGTGACGCCCGTCTCGAACGAGCCGCTGGTCCAGGTCGAAACGCGCCACTAA
- a CDS encoding LysR family transcriptional regulator, translated as MDTRYVQSFVSVIESGSLAEAARRLDLTPAAIAARVHTLEEELGATLVKRVGRSVKATEAGLKVLERARSVLREVRDLRASATDDAPLGELRLGVSASALTGIMPVVLARLYRRMPKLAVFMEPGTSNHLYHRVINGDLDAAFIVKPQFNLSKGYAWKQVTEEPLVVLAPPDTPGNDAHELMRTQPFIRYDRNVWGGRLADQYLRQHGIAPRERLEVDGLMGIACMVSEGLGVSLVPDWAPDWLDSRRVKRVLLPGRAPLRRMGILWARHMPHSALAEAFVEEAGRALDPQSRRSAGD; from the coding sequence GTGGATACGCGATATGTGCAGAGCTTTGTATCGGTCATCGAAAGCGGCTCGCTAGCCGAGGCGGCGCGGCGGCTGGACCTGACGCCCGCCGCCATTGCCGCGCGCGTGCACACGCTCGAAGAAGAACTGGGCGCCACGCTGGTCAAGCGCGTCGGCCGCAGCGTCAAGGCGACCGAAGCCGGCCTGAAGGTGCTGGAACGCGCCCGCAGCGTGCTTCGCGAGGTGCGTGACCTGCGAGCCAGCGCCACGGATGACGCGCCGCTCGGCGAGCTGCGGCTGGGCGTCTCGGCCTCGGCCCTGACCGGCATCATGCCCGTCGTGCTGGCCCGCTTGTACCGGCGGATGCCCAAGCTGGCGGTCTTCATGGAGCCGGGCACCTCCAATCACCTGTACCACCGCGTCATCAACGGCGACCTGGACGCGGCGTTCATCGTCAAGCCGCAGTTCAACCTGTCCAAGGGCTATGCCTGGAAGCAGGTGACCGAGGAACCGCTGGTGGTGCTTGCGCCGCCCGATACGCCGGGCAACGATGCGCACGAACTGATGCGCACACAACCCTTCATCCGCTACGACCGCAACGTCTGGGGCGGGCGTCTGGCCGACCAGTACCTGCGCCAGCACGGCATCGCGCCGCGCGAGCGCCTGGAGGTCGACGGCCTGATGGGCATCGCCTGCATGGTGTCGGAAGGACTGGGCGTATCGCTGGTGCCGGACTGGGCGCCGGACTGGCTCGACAGCCGCCGCGTCAAGCGCGTGCTGCTGCCCGGACGCGCGCCGCTACGCCGGATGGGCATTCTGTGGGCGCGCCACATGCCGCATTCGGCCCTGGCGGAAGCCTTTGTGGAAGAAGCGGGCCGGGCGCTCGATCCGCAGTCGCGCCGCTCGGCGGGCGACTGA
- a CDS encoding HAD family hydrolase — protein sequence MSYSLVVFDWDGTLMDSTHSIVAAIQGACRDLDLAVPSASEASWVIGLSLESALRRAVPELTQAMLPRFLERYRTHYLLRDPELRLFDGINELLADLANQNVRLAVATGKSRVGLTRALAATGLGPLFAATRTADETFSKPHPAMLHELMQELDVDPSRVIMVGDTSHDLQMACNAGVHGLGVTYGAHTLKELEGCAPQAVLDTVPLVREWLLPRVGVNG from the coding sequence ATGTCGTATTCGCTGGTCGTCTTTGACTGGGATGGCACCCTGATGGATTCCACGCACAGCATCGTGGCCGCCATCCAGGGCGCTTGCCGCGATCTGGATCTGGCGGTGCCGTCCGCGTCCGAGGCAAGCTGGGTCATCGGCCTCTCGCTCGAAAGCGCGTTGCGCCGCGCCGTCCCCGAATTGACGCAGGCCATGCTGCCGCGCTTCCTCGAGCGCTACCGCACCCACTACCTGCTGCGCGATCCCGAACTGCGTCTGTTTGACGGCATCAACGAGCTGCTGGCCGATCTGGCCAACCAGAATGTGCGGCTGGCCGTTGCCACGGGCAAGAGCCGCGTCGGTCTGACGCGCGCGCTGGCCGCGACTGGCCTCGGTCCGCTGTTCGCCGCCACCCGCACCGCCGACGAGACCTTCAGCAAGCCGCATCCCGCCATGCTGCACGAACTGATGCAGGAACTGGACGTGGATCCGTCGCGGGTCATCATGGTGGGAGATACCTCGCACGATCTGCAGATGGCCTGCAATGCGGGCGTGCACGGTCTGGGCGTCACCTACGGCGCGCACACCTTGAAGGAACTTGAGGGATGTGCACCGCAAGCAGTGCTCGACACCGTGCCGCTGGTGCGCGAATGGCTGCTGCCGCGCGTTGGCGTGAACGGCTGA
- a CDS encoding dihydrodipicolinate synthase family protein: MTTPARIPGVFSPVLTPFDERYRPALGRYVKHCRWLREQSVGLAIFGTNSEANSLSLAEKHTLLDALLEAGVEPSALMPGTGACALPDAIALTQHAVRSGSMGVLVLPPFYYKGVSDEGLFRYFAELIEGVDDDKLRLYLYHIPPVSQVPLSLDLIDRLLTRYPGIVAGVKDSGGDWANTAAMIERFTPRGFQVYAGSEAFLLQTLRAGGVGCITATGNVNPGPIVALQQRWQEADADERQAGLNATRNVFQQFPMIPAMKAAIAWKSGDAAWATVRPPLVELNAGQTDALKTALQANGFDMPGADSLSDA; this comes from the coding sequence ATGACGACCCCTGCCCGCATTCCCGGCGTTTTTTCTCCTGTGCTGACGCCGTTCGATGAGCGCTATCGCCCGGCCTTGGGACGCTACGTGAAGCACTGCCGCTGGCTGCGCGAGCAGTCCGTCGGACTGGCCATCTTCGGCACGAACTCCGAGGCGAACTCGCTGTCGCTCGCAGAAAAGCACACGCTGCTGGATGCGCTGCTGGAAGCAGGTGTGGAGCCGTCGGCCCTGATGCCCGGCACGGGCGCGTGTGCGCTGCCCGACGCCATCGCGCTCACGCAGCATGCCGTGCGCAGCGGCAGCATGGGCGTGCTGGTGCTGCCGCCCTTCTACTACAAGGGCGTCAGCGACGAAGGCCTGTTCCGCTACTTTGCCGAGTTGATCGAGGGCGTGGACGACGACAAGCTGCGCCTGTACCTGTATCACATCCCGCCCGTCAGCCAGGTGCCACTCAGCCTGGACCTGATCGACCGTCTGCTGACCCGCTATCCCGGCATCGTGGCGGGCGTGAAGGACAGCGGCGGCGACTGGGCCAACACGGCGGCGATGATCGAGCGTTTCACGCCGCGCGGATTCCAGGTCTATGCGGGTAGCGAGGCCTTCCTGCTGCAGACCCTGCGCGCGGGCGGCGTGGGCTGCATCACGGCCACGGGCAACGTCAATCCGGGTCCCATCGTGGCCCTGCAGCAGCGCTGGCAGGAGGCGGACGCCGATGAGCGCCAGGCCGGGCTGAACGCCACGCGCAACGTGTTCCAGCAATTCCCCATGATTCCCGCGATGAAGGCGGCCATCGCCTGGAAGTCGGGCGACGCGGCATGGGCCACGGTGCGCCCGCCTCTGGTCGAGCTGAATGCCGGGCAGACCGACGCACTGAAGACCGCATTGCAGGCCAACGGTTTTGACATGCCGGGCGCCGACTCGCTGTCCGACGCCTGA
- the accD gene encoding acetyl-CoA carboxylase, carboxyltransferase subunit beta: protein MSWIDKLLPPRINKTSDSGARRVPEGLWVKCPSCESVLYSEDLAANLHVCPKCDHHMRIGARARIDSLLDMEGRVEIGQNTRSVDTLKFKDTRKYPERLQEAVKATGESDALVVMSGSIRGVPATLACFEFEFMGGSMGSVVGERFARGAQAALDNKTPFICVAASGGARMQESLLSLMQMAKTNAMLTRLSAAGLPFISVLTDPTMGGVSASFAFMGDVVIAEPKALIGFAGPRVIEQTVREKLPEGFQRAEFLLQKGAIDMVVDRRQLREEIARLLALLNNQPADVVTA from the coding sequence ATGAGCTGGATCGATAAACTCCTGCCGCCTCGCATCAACAAAACCAGCGACAGCGGCGCCCGCCGCGTCCCCGAAGGCCTTTGGGTGAAATGCCCGTCGTGCGAATCGGTGCTGTATAGCGAAGACCTGGCAGCCAATCTTCACGTCTGCCCCAAGTGCGACCACCACATGCGGATCGGGGCTCGCGCCCGGATCGATTCGCTGCTGGACATGGAAGGCCGCGTTGAAATCGGCCAGAACACGCGTTCGGTCGACACCCTGAAGTTCAAGGACACCCGCAAGTACCCCGAGCGTCTGCAAGAGGCCGTCAAGGCCACGGGCGAAAGCGACGCGCTGGTCGTCATGAGCGGCTCGATCCGCGGCGTGCCCGCCACGCTGGCATGCTTTGAATTCGAATTCATGGGCGGCTCGATGGGCTCGGTGGTGGGCGAGCGCTTTGCGCGCGGCGCCCAAGCTGCCCTCGACAACAAGACGCCGTTCATCTGCGTGGCCGCCTCGGGTGGCGCGCGCATGCAGGAAAGCCTGCTGTCGCTCATGCAGATGGCCAAGACCAACGCCATGCTGACCCGCCTGTCGGCCGCCGGCCTGCCGTTCATCAGCGTGCTGACCGATCCCACCATGGGCGGCGTGTCGGCCAGCTTTGCCTTCATGGGCGACGTGGTCATTGCCGAGCCCAAGGCCTTGATCGGCTTTGCCGGTCCGCGCGTGATCGAACAGACCGTGCGTGAAAAGCTGCCCGAAGGCTTCCAGCGCGCGGAATTCCTGCTGCAGAAGGGCGCGATCGACATGGTCGTCGACCGCCGCCAATTGCGCGAGGAAATCGCCCGCCTGCTCGCGCTGCTGAACAACCAGCCGGCCGACGTGGTCACGGCTTGA
- a CDS encoding acyloxyacyl hydrolase, translating into MQSTKKKMLTRLAGLALAGVATFASAQSSEGTQGGVSLHYGIGDHYKRLTLNYETASVWTYQFGGNWGRLDLTPEFGASYWQADGSRSPGHVWQFSAIPMFRWWTGERFYIEAGIGATLFSSTRFANENISTAFQFGDHVGVGFLVTPNNRIGVRYSHFSNASIKRPNPGLDVVQLTYTYQF; encoded by the coding sequence ATGCAGTCGACGAAGAAGAAAATGCTGACGCGCCTTGCCGGCCTTGCCCTGGCAGGGGTTGCCACCTTCGCTAGCGCCCAGTCGTCCGAGGGCACCCAAGGCGGCGTCAGCCTGCACTATGGCATTGGCGATCACTACAAGCGCCTGACCCTGAATTACGAGACTGCCTCGGTCTGGACGTATCAATTCGGTGGCAACTGGGGTCGTCTGGACCTGACGCCCGAATTCGGCGCGTCGTATTGGCAGGCTGATGGCTCGCGCTCGCCGGGTCACGTCTGGCAGTTCAGCGCCATCCCGATGTTCCGCTGGTGGACCGGCGAACGCTTCTACATCGAAGCGGGTATCGGCGCCACGCTGTTCTCCAGCACGCGCTTCGCCAACGAAAACATCAGCACGGCCTTCCAGTTCGGCGACCACGTCGGCGTGGGCTTCCTGGTTACGCCCAACAACCGTATCGGTGTGCGTTATTCGCACTTCTCGAACGCCAGCATCAAGCGTCCGAACCCGGGCCTGGACGTGGTGCAGCTCACCTACACGTACCAGTTCTGA
- a CDS encoding UxaA family hydrolase translates to MIDFTEKRAAGPVIRLHSADNIVVARVPIGIGAAVPAEDLVSRSQVPAGHKIAARDLRAGEPILKYNVCIGFAATDIPAGTYVHSHNMDFQEFDRDYAHARDYVPTPVLPESEQAQFQGIVRANGQVGTRNYIGILATVNCSATVVHRIASAFTEEVMAAYPNVDGVVALSHGMGCGMEMSGEPMDLLRRTMGGYACHANFAGVLIVGLGCERNQLDALLKDQGLEAGARLQTFIMQETGGTRKTIEAGIAAVKTMLPAANDVRREPVSARHLKIGLQCGGSDGFSSITANPALGAAMDILVRHGGTAILSETPEIYGVEHTLTSRARSREVGEKLVQRIRWWKEEYSPGRDVQINGKVSPGNQMGGLANIFEKSLGSSMKGGTTALMEVYRYAEPVRQPGMVFMDTPGFDPVSATGQIAGGANMICFTTGRGSMFGAKPVPSLKLATNTPMYERLTEDMDVNCGDILDGTATLQEVAQRIFEEILRVASGARSKSELLGLGDHEFVPWNIGVVS, encoded by the coding sequence ATGATCGACTTCACCGAAAAACGCGCCGCCGGCCCTGTCATCCGGCTGCATTCCGCCGACAACATCGTGGTGGCGCGCGTGCCCATCGGCATCGGCGCCGCCGTGCCCGCCGAAGACCTCGTCAGCCGCAGCCAGGTGCCTGCGGGCCACAAGATCGCGGCGCGCGACCTGCGCGCGGGCGAACCCATCCTGAAATACAACGTGTGCATCGGTTTTGCGGCAACGGACATTCCCGCCGGCACCTACGTGCATTCGCACAACATGGACTTCCAGGAGTTCGACCGCGACTACGCACATGCCCGTGACTACGTGCCGACGCCCGTGCTGCCCGAATCCGAGCAGGCGCAATTCCAGGGCATCGTCCGCGCCAACGGCCAGGTGGGCACGCGCAACTACATCGGCATTCTCGCCACCGTGAACTGTTCGGCCACGGTGGTGCACCGGATCGCGTCCGCGTTCACGGAGGAGGTGATGGCCGCGTATCCCAACGTGGACGGCGTGGTGGCGCTGAGCCACGGCATGGGCTGCGGCATGGAAATGTCCGGCGAGCCCATGGACCTCTTGCGGCGCACGATGGGCGGGTACGCCTGTCATGCGAACTTTGCGGGCGTGCTGATCGTCGGTTTGGGCTGTGAACGCAATCAGCTCGATGCGCTGCTCAAGGACCAGGGCCTGGAAGCGGGCGCACGGCTGCAGACGTTCATCATGCAGGAGACCGGCGGCACCCGCAAAACGATCGAAGCCGGCATTGCTGCCGTGAAGACGATGCTGCCCGCCGCCAACGACGTGCGCCGCGAGCCGGTGTCCGCGCGTCACCTGAAGATCGGCCTGCAGTGCGGCGGCTCTGACGGCTTTTCGTCGATCACCGCCAATCCTGCGCTGGGCGCGGCCATGGACATCCTGGTGCGCCACGGCGGCACGGCCATCCTGTCCGAGACGCCGGAAATCTACGGCGTCGAACATACGCTGACCTCGCGGGCCCGCAGCCGCGAAGTCGGCGAAAAACTGGTCCAGCGCATCCGTTGGTGGAAGGAAGAGTATTCACCGGGCCGCGACGTGCAGATCAACGGCAAGGTCAGTCCGGGCAACCAGATGGGCGGCCTGGCCAACATCTTCGAGAAGTCGCTGGGCTCGTCAATGAAGGGCGGCACCACGGCGCTGATGGAGGTCTATCGCTACGCGGAGCCGGTCCGCCAGCCCGGCATGGTGTTCATGGACACGCCGGGCTTCGATCCGGTGTCGGCAACGGGGCAGATCGCCGGCGGCGCCAACATGATCTGCTTCACGACGGGCCGCGGCTCGATGTTCGGCGCCAAGCCGGTGCCGTCGCTCAAGCTCGCTACCAACACCCCGATGTACGAGCGGCTGACCGAAGACATGGACGTCAATTGCGGCGACATCCTGGACGGCACCGCCACGCTGCAAGAGGTGGCGCAGCGGATCTTCGAGGAGATCCTGCGTGTGGCCTCGGGCGCCCGCAGCAAGAGCGAGTTGCTGGGGTTGGGCGATCACGAGTTCGTGCCTTGGAACATCGGCGTCGTGAGCTGA
- a CDS encoding Bug family tripartite tricarboxylate transporter substrate binding protein, with protein sequence MNYPCMQARPMARNMARMAGAAGLAVALATVSSAASADAFPNKPLRMVVGFAPGGGADIVARLVGAKMAESLGQQVVVENRAGATGTIAADNVARSPADGYSLFLGSQSTMVVAPSLFPTLPFKPETDFEPVSQVVTMPLILVVNPALIDVKSVGELTEHIRKAGNGALSYASSGQGGPQHIAGELYAHRVGTKVTHVPYKGESAAIADVLGGHVPYMFANLPVALPHIASGKVRPLAITSLKRDPKAPEIPTLAESGFKDFEVSTWYGVFAPAKTPKPVVDKLSASIRTALAQNDMQAKLSEQGFTVVGSDSAAFSRFVGAELPRWSVLIRDIGIKPE encoded by the coding sequence ATGAACTACCCCTGTATGCAAGCGCGTCCCATGGCGCGCAACATGGCGCGCATGGCCGGCGCCGCCGGTCTGGCCGTTGCCTTGGCCACCGTCTCGTCCGCCGCCTCGGCCGACGCGTTCCCGAACAAGCCCTTGCGCATGGTCGTCGGTTTTGCACCAGGCGGCGGCGCGGATATCGTGGCCCGGCTGGTCGGCGCCAAGATGGCCGAAAGCCTGGGCCAGCAGGTCGTGGTGGAAAACCGCGCGGGCGCTACCGGCACCATTGCCGCAGACAACGTTGCGCGCTCGCCGGCCGACGGCTATTCGCTGTTTCTCGGATCGCAATCCACCATGGTCGTGGCGCCGTCCCTGTTCCCCACGCTGCCGTTCAAGCCCGAGACCGATTTCGAGCCGGTGTCGCAGGTCGTGACGATGCCGCTCATCCTCGTGGTCAATCCGGCGCTGATTGACGTCAAGAGCGTCGGCGAGCTCACCGAGCACATCCGCAAGGCCGGCAACGGCGCGCTGAGCTACGCGTCGTCCGGGCAGGGCGGCCCGCAGCACATCGCCGGCGAGCTGTACGCGCACCGGGTCGGCACGAAGGTCACGCACGTGCCCTACAAGGGCGAGTCGGCAGCCATCGCCGACGTGTTGGGCGGCCACGTGCCCTACATGTTCGCGAACCTGCCGGTGGCGCTGCCGCACATCGCCTCGGGCAAGGTCCGCCCGCTGGCCATCACCAGCCTCAAGCGCGACCCGAAGGCGCCCGAGATTCCGACGCTGGCCGAATCGGGCTTCAAGGACTTCGAGGTCTCGACCTGGTACGGCGTCTTTGCGCCGGCCAAGACGCCCAAGCCCGTGGTCGACAAGCTCTCCGCTTCGATCCGCACCGCGCTGGCGCAGAACGACATGCAGGCCAAGCTGAGCGAGCAGGGCTTCACGGTGGTCGGCAGCGACTCCGCCGCCTTCAGCCGCTTCGTGGGTGCCGAGCTGCCGCGCTGGTCGGTGCTGATCCGCGACATCGGCATCAAGCCGGAGTAA
- a CDS encoding RluA family pseudouridine synthase, whose protein sequence is MRKETSSPVSASKAAPAVRMVEVGAEHAGQRLDNFLMRLCKGVPKTHIYKAIRGGEVRVNKGRIQVDYRIEEGDVVRIPPLRLPDPGKPRPVPAAEFPIVFEDDAMLVVDKPAGVAVHGGSGVSFGVIEQLRAARPQAKFLELVHRLDRETSGLLMVAKKRSALLALHAMLREGRSDKHYFALVEGDWVNDRQHIKLSLSKWTTQSGERRVKVDPDGQTAHTIVTLKQRFGGYSLVDAELRTGRTHQIRVHLAASGFPIVGDDKYGHDEVRAQFARQGFNRMFLHAHSLTLPHPLTGEVMTLTAELPPACRNILKTLESA, encoded by the coding sequence ATGCGCAAAGAAACTTCCTCCCCCGTATCCGCCTCTAAAGCAGCCCCCGCCGTCCGCATGGTTGAAGTGGGCGCCGAGCATGCCGGCCAGCGTCTGGACAACTTCCTCATGCGGCTGTGCAAGGGGGTGCCCAAGACGCACATCTACAAGGCGATCCGCGGCGGCGAGGTTCGCGTCAACAAGGGACGCATCCAGGTCGATTACCGGATCGAAGAGGGCGATGTGGTCCGCATTCCGCCCCTGCGCCTGCCGGACCCCGGCAAGCCCCGGCCCGTGCCCGCGGCTGAATTCCCGATTGTCTTCGAAGACGACGCCATGCTCGTCGTGGACAAGCCTGCTGGGGTCGCGGTCCACGGCGGCAGCGGCGTGTCGTTTGGCGTGATCGAACAACTGCGCGCCGCGCGTCCGCAGGCCAAGTTCCTGGAGCTGGTGCACCGGCTGGACCGCGAAACCTCCGGGTTGCTGATGGTCGCCAAGAAGCGCAGCGCGCTCTTGGCCCTGCACGCGATGTTGCGCGAGGGCCGGAGCGACAAGCATTATTTCGCGCTGGTCGAGGGCGATTGGGTCAACGACCGCCAGCACATCAAGCTGTCCCTGTCCAAATGGACCACGCAGTCCGGCGAGCGCCGCGTCAAGGTGGATCCGGACGGGCAGACGGCGCACACGATTGTCACGCTGAAGCAGCGTTTTGGCGGTTACAGTCTGGTCGACGCCGAGCTGCGCACCGGACGCACCCACCAGATTCGGGTCCATCTGGCCGCCAGCGGCTTTCCCATCGTCGGGGACGACAAGTACGGCCACGACGAGGTGCGGGCGCAGTTTGCGCGGCAGGGTTTCAACCGCATGTTCCTGCACGCCCACAGCCTCACCCTGCCTCACCCGCTGACGGGCGAGGTCATGACACTGACCGCCGAGCTGCCGCCTGCTTGCCGGAACATACTGAAAACACTGGAGTCTGCCTGA